The following are encoded together in the Bactrocera neohumeralis isolate Rockhampton chromosome 6, APGP_CSIRO_Bneo_wtdbg2-racon-allhic-juicebox.fasta_v2, whole genome shotgun sequence genome:
- the LOC126761205 gene encoding uncharacterized protein LOC126761205 yields MALHYILLLKFLFLNAVLARNQNVLEANKRETVNNSTLLEVHVRLFNDLLAKDAAVKDKIIDGPIAVKTHDCIDELEDVLTTAVQDYDWWSATYLIREVVNNTQNATVHYIGYKVLWRKLITDKLQYDPAYVIDFYLTLKNVTHDLGTHTGPLITLEHEVRAQLVERSAQLLEVTLHPANYENISAICLNTSNYEVARRILTQLDATKMGENIFEEILNVTFDAVERLESKTDTVKALNCLGLNANQRLIAHLVFLQRNNDLHALLYNNIQQLVSTCDLNSLAPKYWERIGAFLPTSMEVLHNSSAVCIHNVTGGFGYLSECSQTSLMCTFPNGYKYRSAFRFERLLGNRYIFQSIYWQNYIKLENSGINGNSTVPPAFIKNIYGSATPSVWQAVFVGNNVALVDPSMRQYLCGGNQSMWSNAEQYVYSRRAEDFQLYQHECLWLVEDCSDMI; encoded by the coding sequence atggCACTTCACTACATTTTGTTACTCAAATTCTTGTTTCTAAACGCGGTGTTGGCACGAAACCAAAACGTATTGGAGGCTAACAAACGTGAAACGGTCAATAATTCGACGCTCTTGGAAGTGCATGTTAGGCTCTTCAACGACTTGCTTGCCAAGGATGCGGCGGTAAAGGATAAAATTATAGATGGGCCAATTGCCGTCAAAACACACGATTGCATCGACGAATTGGAAGATGTTTTAACGACAGCTGTGCAAGATTACGACTGGTGGAGCGCAACTTATCTCATAAGAGAGGTCGTCAACAACACACAAAACGCCACTGTACATTACATAGGCTATAAAGTTTTGTGGCGCAAACTAATAACGGATAAGCTACAATATGACCCCGCTTACGTAATCGACTTCTATTTGACACTCAAGAATGTAACGCACGATTTAGGCACCCACACAGGACCGTTAATTACACTCGAGCACGAAGTGCGCGCACAACTCGTGGAGCGTAGTGCGCAACTGCTTGAGGTGACACTGCATCCCGCCAATTACGAGAACATAAGCGCAATTTGTTTGAATACGTCAAATTATGAGGTTGCGCGACGCATACTCACACAATTGGACGCAACTAAAAtgggtgaaaatatttttgaagaaattttgaatgTGACCTTCGACGCTGTTGAGCGATTGGAGAGCAAAACGGATACCGTTAAAGCGCTCAACTGTTTGGGTTTGAATGCCAATCAACGCTTGATAGCACACTTGGTGTTCTTGCAGCGCAACAACGATTTGCATGCGCTGCTATACAACAACATACAACAACTTGTGAGCACTTGTGATCTGAATAGCTTGGCGCCAAAGTACTGGGAACGCATTGGCGCTTTCCTGCCAACATCTATGGAGGTGCTGCATAATTCCAGCGCCGTGTGCATTCACAATGTGACCGGTGGTTTCGGTTACCTGAGTGAATGTTCGCAAACCTCTTTGATGTGCACTTTTCCCAATGGCTACAAATACCGTTCAGCCTTTCGATTTGAGCGCCTCTTGGGCAACAGGTATATTTTCCAGAGCATTTATtggcaaaattatataaaattggaGAATAGTGGCATTAATGGCAACAGTACCGTGCCGCCGGCattcataaaaaacatttatggCTCGGCAACGCCGAGTGTATGGCAAGCAGTGTTCGTGGGCAACAACGTTGCATTGGTGGACCCCAGCATGCGTCAGTATTTGTGTGGTGGCAATCAGAGCATGTGGAGCAATGCAGAGCAATATGTTTATAGCCGACGTGCCGAGGACTTTCAGTTGTATCAGCACGAGTGTCTTTGGTTGGTAGAAGACTGCAGTGATATGATCTAG
- the LOC126761202 gene encoding T-cell activation inhibitor, mitochondrial, translated as MLFRLNSVGIKSQHQLLQSTCSNAIWRHISTELTNALRPFYFAVHPDLFGQHPEQRNVNENSLKLLSAHMESLYERKYQALHETKTLQFYIRDGKATKRDTFKLIKVTLDRNSKDPKMLVQRLLELCNLPTDYVKKIKSMPATAPASATATAAGFSYATSPFKGGGDFNYGSQFSGFENAFYTTKEEEKKTLDSWLKKNAPLAKVRSAELDDLKEEVKKLQQAVTKRLQLKDIRYDCGWNYEHFRGCLKSLERMTDLHADAMGTLKNRILVFAPFTGVSLEGHVMLFTGDVLTSWIDFVKNIPQHDEFLKRIPLYENTLSQVLRNIKIGRRKFMPKQQAREYAAHLNKVTTTIGDYLTVNKYPKSWPATLAAYEIVIESEAGPLMVNPTGQLIAPATCPGFMLIDFITTNLDVAKERTEKYQTQKTVELQMTAQCIQQLRLNTLTKDDSVTPDKMIETMQKLLKYDDRQFRELNLHITNYYSVLTDGIVCIPWDFTPS; from the exons ATGCTGTTTCGTTTGAATTCTGTTGGAATTAAAAGCCAACACCAACTACTGCAATCAACTTGCTCAAATGCCATTTGGAGACATATAAGCACCGAACTGACCAACGCTTTGCGTCCGTTTTACTTTGCCGTACATCCAGACTTGTTTGGACAACATCCGGAACAGCGTAATGTTAATGAGAACTCATTGAAGCTGCTGAGTGCACACATGGAGTCGTTGTATGAGCGAAAATACCAAGCTTTACACGAAACTAAAACGTTGCAGTTTTATATACGCGATGGTAAAGCGACAAAACGTGATACCTTCAAGTTGATCAAGGTAACATTGGATCGCAATTCAAAAGATCCGAAAATGTTGGTACAGCGTTTGTTGGAATTATGCAATCTTCCAACggattatgttaaaaaaattaaatcaatgcCAGCAACGGCGCCTGCAAGTGCAACAGCAACTGCGGCAGGTTTTTCATATGCTACAAGTCCGTTTAAAGGTGGTGGCGACTTTAACTACGGATCGCAATTCTCAGGCTTTGAAAACGCTTTCTATACT acaaaagaagaagaaaagaaaacattgGACTCATGGCTAAAGAAAAATGCGCCTTTGGCAAAGGTACGTTCAGCTGAGTTGGATGACTTAAAAGAGGAGGTAAAAAAGTTACAACAAGCTGTAACAAAGCGTTTGCAACTGAAAGATATACGCTACGATTGTGGTTGGAATTACGAACATTTTCGTGGTTGTTTGAAGTCCTTAGAACGCATGACTGATTTGCACGCCGATGCAATGGGTACGCTGAAGAATcgtattttagtttttgccCCATTCACTGGTGTTAGCTTGGAAGGACACGTTATGTTGTTTACCGGCGACGTGCTGACAAGTTGGATCGATTTCGTAAAGAACATTCCACAACACGATGAGTTTCTAAAGCGTATACCACTCTATGAGAATACACTTTCACAAGTTTTGCGTAATATAAAAATCGGTCGTAGGAAATTTATGCCAAAGCAACAAGCTCGAGAATATGCGGCGCATTTGAACAAAGTAACTACAACAATCGGCGATTATCTGACTGTAAACAAATATCCAAAGTCATGGCCTGCCACATTGGCAGCTTATGAAATCGTCATCGAATCAGAAGCTGGCCCTTTAATGGTAAATCCTACAGGTCAACTGATAGCGCCAGCAACCTGTCCTGGCTTCATGCTAATCGACTTTATCACCACCAACTTGGATGTGGCGAAAGAGCGCACCGAGAAAtatcaaacacaaaaaacagtGGAGCTACAAATGACGGCACAGTGTATACAACAATTACGTTTAAACACTTTGACCAAGGACGATTCAGTAACACCAGATAAAATGATAGAAACAATGCAGAAACTATTAAAGTACGACGATCGACAATTTCGAGAACTAAATTTGCACATAACAAATTATTACTCAGTATTAACGGACGGTATAGTTTGCATACCCTGGGATTTTACGCCGAGTTAG